The following coding sequences are from one Deinococcus aerius window:
- a CDS encoding carbohydrate ABC transporter permease: MTTISTARPARTVSPSVRLARLWGGVVTALTVLLAAVWVFPLYWAAVTSLKADNDTIANPPTFWPRPLDFSSYTYILQNSPLVRWYLNSIFTSLAVTVFVLLLSMLCAYALSQIDFRGRRWLYWLLLVGFMIPFQASLIPLFILINKMGLVNNFAGLILPQLAAPLAVVIYKQFFDQIPPELGDAARIDGAGEWRVLFSIFLPLNWSITVALAIVTFIAAWNNFLWPFIVLNDPPKLTIPVGITQVQSAYGVAYAKTMATAVTAALPTALAYLIFQRRVTEGVMATAGLK; this comes from the coding sequence ATGACCACGATCTCGACCGCCCGTCCTGCCCGCACCGTTTCCCCCTCGGTCCGGCTCGCCCGGCTGTGGGGCGGGGTCGTGACCGCGCTGACCGTCCTGCTGGCCGCGGTGTGGGTCTTCCCGCTGTACTGGGCCGCCGTCACGTCCCTGAAGGCCGACAACGACACCATCGCCAACCCGCCCACCTTCTGGCCGCGCCCCCTCGACTTCAGCAGCTACACCTACATCCTCCAGAACAGCCCGCTGGTGCGCTGGTATCTCAACTCCATCTTCACGTCGCTGGCGGTCACGGTGTTCGTGCTGCTGCTCTCGATGCTGTGCGCCTACGCCCTCTCGCAGATCGACTTCCGGGGCCGGAGGTGGCTGTACTGGCTGCTCCTGGTGGGCTTCATGATCCCCTTCCAGGCGAGCCTGATTCCCCTGTTCATCCTGATCAACAAGATGGGGCTGGTGAACAACTTCGCCGGGCTGATCCTGCCGCAGCTCGCCGCGCCCCTGGCGGTCGTGATCTACAAACAGTTCTTCGACCAGATCCCCCCCGAGCTGGGCGACGCCGCGCGCATCGACGGGGCGGGGGAGTGGCGGGTGCTGTTCAGCATCTTCCTGCCGCTGAACTGGAGCATCACCGTGGCGCTCGCCATCGTGACCTTTATCGCGGCCTGGAACAACTTCCTGTGGCCCTTCATCGTGCTGAACGACCCGCCCAAGTTGACCATCCCGGTGGGCATCACCCAGGTGCAGTCGGCGTACGGGGTGGCCTACGCCAAGACGATGGCGACGGCCGTGACGGCGGCCCTGCCCACCGCGCTCGCCTACCTGATCTTCCAGCGGCGGGTGACCGAGGGGGTCATGGCGACGGCCGGACTGAAGTGA
- a CDS encoding LacI family DNA-binding transcriptional regulator, translated as MPKVAARGATIHDVARRAGVSYQTVSRVINNHVNVAPATRERVLHAIGELNYKPSLIAKGLVTRRSQLIGIVAYATDQYGPAQIVQQVEQSARRSGYESLLTTLRRFEAAEIVQAVARLQQFGVDGVVLLTPYDAHEIVPVIGASVPFILIDATTEVDGPSVSVDQFEGGRMATEHLVALGHRRILHVGGPPEWSDADLRYRGYRDVLAAHGLPELPRLNGDWSAQSGSQALEAALSGGLDFTAVFAGNDQMALGVMSALVRAGRRVPGEVSVVGFDGTPESAFYQPPLTTVQQNFAQLGRKSLEELIRRIQGQRLGASHHVFQPQLLVRDTTAPPAPGV; from the coding sequence ATGCCGAAGGTCGCGGCGCGGGGCGCCACCATTCACGATGTTGCTCGGCGGGCGGGCGTTTCCTACCAGACGGTCTCCCGGGTCATCAACAACCATGTCAACGTGGCGCCCGCCACCCGCGAGCGGGTCCTGCACGCGATTGGGGAGCTGAACTACAAGCCCAGCCTGATCGCCAAGGGGCTGGTCACGCGCCGCTCGCAACTGATCGGCATCGTCGCCTACGCCACCGACCAGTACGGCCCGGCGCAGATCGTGCAGCAGGTCGAGCAGTCGGCCCGCCGCTCGGGGTACGAGAGCCTGCTCACCACCCTGCGCCGCTTCGAGGCGGCGGAGATCGTGCAGGCCGTCGCCCGATTGCAGCAGTTCGGGGTGGACGGCGTGGTGCTGCTGACCCCCTACGACGCCCACGAGATCGTGCCCGTGATCGGCGCGAGCGTCCCCTTCATCCTGATCGACGCCACGACTGAGGTGGACGGCCCCAGCGTGAGCGTGGACCAGTTCGAGGGCGGCCGGATGGCGACCGAACACCTGGTTGCCCTGGGCCACCGCCGGATTCTCCACGTCGGGGGTCCGCCCGAGTGGAGCGACGCCGACCTGCGTTACCGCGGGTACCGTGACGTTCTGGCCGCCCACGGCCTGCCCGAACTGCCCCGGCTGAACGGGGACTGGAGCGCGCAGAGTGGCTCCCAGGCCCTGGAAGCGGCGCTCTCGGGCGGGCTGGACTTCACGGCGGTCTTCGCCGGGAACGACCAGATGGCGCTGGGCGTGATGTCCGCCCTGGTGCGGGCGGGGCGGCGGGTGCCCGGGGAGGTCTCGGTCGTCGGCTTCGACGGCACGCCCGAGTCGGCCTTCTACCAGCCGCCGCTCACCACCGTTCAGCAGAATTTCGCGCAGCTCGGGCGCAAGAGCCTGGAGGAACTGATCCGCCGGATTCAGGGGCAGCGGCTGGGCGCGTCGCACCATGTCTTTCAGCCGCAGCTCCTCGTGCGGGACACGACGGCGCCCCCGGCCCCGGGGGTGTAG
- a CDS encoding NAD-dependent epimerase/dehydratase family protein yields the protein MRVLVTGATGFLGGVVARDLVRDGHEVTGVGRNLERGAALEEAGVRFIPLDLRSPEPRERLLDGMDGVIHAAARSSLWGRWEDFVADNVTVSARLAHACAERGVRLVHISTPSVYNATGRRVRVPETTPVGPRFDSLYARSKFLAEEAVRLAHPEAAILRPRGVYGPGDTSILPRLVRALRSRRLPRLTRTEVHTELTHVRNAAHAARLALEQPAPGVFNVTDGETVPIWALLDRLADRLGVPRPHPYVPAPLVEGAAALLEGLAQLHPAKPEPVLTASGVRLLTRAMTLDLTRVRERLGYAPVVHPDEGLDEVLRAVP from the coding sequence ATGCGCGTGCTTGTCACCGGGGCGACCGGCTTTCTCGGGGGGGTGGTCGCGCGGGACCTGGTGCGGGATGGGCATGAGGTCACGGGTGTGGGGCGCAACCTTGAAAGGGGCGCGGCGCTGGAGGAGGCGGGCGTGCGCTTTATCCCCCTCGACCTGCGCTCGCCTGAACCCCGGGAGCGGTTGCTGGACGGGATGGACGGGGTGATCCACGCCGCCGCCCGTTCCAGCCTGTGGGGCCGCTGGGAGGACTTCGTGGCCGACAACGTGACCGTGAGCGCCCGGCTGGCCCACGCCTGCGCCGAGCGGGGGGTGCGGCTCGTCCACATCAGCACGCCCAGCGTGTACAACGCCACCGGGCGGCGCGTGAGGGTGCCCGAGACCACGCCCGTCGGCCCCCGCTTCGACAGCCTGTATGCCCGCAGCAAGTTCCTGGCGGAGGAGGCCGTGCGCCTCGCCCACCCGGAGGCGGCAATTTTGCGCCCGCGCGGTGTCTACGGCCCCGGCGACACCAGCATCCTGCCCCGGCTCGTCCGGGCGCTGCGCTCGCGGCGCCTGCCCCGATTGACCCGCACGGAGGTCCACACCGAACTCACCCATGTCCGCAACGCCGCCCACGCGGCGAGACTCGCCCTGGAACAGCCCGCGCCCGGGGTCTTCAACGTGACGGACGGGGAGACGGTCCCGATCTGGGCACTGCTCGACCGCCTGGCCGATCGGCTGGGGGTGCCCCGCCCCCACCCCTATGTCCCCGCGCCGCTGGTGGAGGGGGCCGCCGCGCTGCTCGAAGGGCTCGCGCAGCTGCATCCGGCGAAGCCCGAGCCGGTCCTCACCGCGAGCGGCGTGCGGTTACTCACCCGGGCCATGACGCTCGACCTGACCCGCGTCCGCGAGCGGCTGGGGTATGCCCCGGTCGTTCACCCCGACGAGGGGCTGGACGAAGTGCTGCGGGCGGTGCCGTGA
- a CDS encoding MBL fold metallo-hydrolase, whose protein sequence is MTDVAVRVVPLVAGECLNIAALTERGASWRVRAYPAGFALLRHPERGPMLFDTGYGPGVLRAMRRWPGVLYGLVTPVRLSAEETVPAHLARHGLTPGDIRDVIVSHLHADHVGALRDLPQARFHLDPGAYAPLRRLQGVRAVRRAFLPDLLPPDFGARIQPLDFRPAPPGLAPFERAADVFGDGSVYALPVPGHAPGMVALVVRTRAGARMEGDGSGLTLLASDAAYSVRGLREGREVHPLTRLVFFDPARERLSRRRLGEWLRTHPRARVIVSHDEPEPEDG, encoded by the coding sequence GTGACAGACGTGGCCGTGCGGGTCGTGCCGCTCGTCGCGGGCGAGTGCCTGAACATCGCGGCGCTGACGGAACGGGGGGCCTCCTGGCGGGTCCGGGCCTACCCGGCGGGCTTCGCCCTGCTGCGGCATCCCGAACGCGGCCCCATGTTGTTCGACACTGGCTACGGTCCTGGGGTGCTGCGGGCGATGCGGCGCTGGCCTGGCGTGCTGTACGGGCTGGTCACGCCGGTAAGGTTGTCCGCCGAGGAAACGGTGCCCGCCCACCTCGCCCGGCACGGCCTCACGCCGGGGGACATCCGGGACGTGATCGTGTCGCACCTGCACGCCGATCACGTTGGGGCGCTGCGGGACCTGCCCCAGGCCCGCTTTCACCTCGACCCGGGCGCCTATGCACCGTTGAGGCGCTTGCAAGGAGTCCGGGCCGTGCGGCGGGCCTTCCTGCCGGACCTCCTTCCGCCCGACTTTGGGGCGAGAATCCAACCGCTGGACTTCCGACCGGCGCCCCCCGGCCTCGCCCCCTTCGAGCGGGCCGCCGACGTGTTCGGGGACGGCAGCGTGTATGCCCTCCCGGTGCCCGGCCACGCCCCCGGCATGGTCGCCCTGGTTGTCCGCACGCGGGCGGGTGCCCGAATGGAGGGGGACGGCAGCGGCCTCACCCTGCTCGCCAGCGACGCGGCCTACAGCGTCCGCGGGCTGCGGGAGGGGCGGGAGGTCCACCCCCTGACGCGCCTCGTCTTCTTCGACCCCGCGCGGGAACGCCTCAGCCGCAGGAGGTTGGGTGAGTGGTTGCGGACTCACCCACGGGCGCGGGTGATTGTCAGCCACGACGAGCCGGAGCCGGAGGATGGATAG
- a CDS encoding F390 synthetase-related protein gives MDSLIVLRHALGEGRLMFRDRAALETHAERLAARHLRWVVAHSPYTAERFRRAGLSPNDWRHLPVTTKADMMTHFDALNTAEVRLEDVLRVARHAEDSRDFTPTLRGRHGEVTVGLSTGTSGHQGAFIVSRAERLHWAGVVLRHLLPDWPRGLLARHRVAFLLRAEGHLYRSVGGRRLDFHFLDLLRPLDELAADLTMYRPTLSVGPPSVLRALLEAGAVARPERVVSVAEVLEDDDREALARGFGPVVQVYQATEGLLGLPCPHGELHLNEAHVHFDLEPLGDGHLRPVVTDLRRRAQPIIRHRLDDLLVLGEGCACGLASRRVVRVAGRQDDALDLPGGTGRVTVWPDFLRGALVRVPGLREYRVEQVGPGELDLRLEPLGAEIQAGAVREVRLALERGGVDPEAVRLACLPLPPPPAGVKRRRVTRLWKGAS, from the coding sequence ATGGATAGCCTCATCGTCCTGCGGCACGCGCTGGGGGAGGGGCGGCTGATGTTTCGTGACCGCGCGGCGCTGGAAACCCACGCGGAGCGGCTGGCGGCCCGGCACCTGCGCTGGGTCGTCGCCCACAGCCCCTATACCGCCGAGCGGTTCCGGCGGGCGGGACTCTCCCCGAACGACTGGCGGCACCTCCCCGTCACGACGAAGGCCGACATGATGACCCACTTCGACGCGCTGAACACGGCGGAGGTGCGGCTGGAGGACGTTCTCCGCGTGGCCCGCCACGCCGAGGACAGCCGCGACTTCACGCCCACGCTGCGCGGCAGGCACGGGGAGGTCACAGTGGGCCTTTCCACGGGCACGAGCGGGCACCAGGGGGCCTTTATCGTGAGCCGGGCCGAGCGGCTGCACTGGGCGGGGGTGGTGCTGCGTCACCTCCTGCCGGACTGGCCGCGCGGGCTGCTCGCCCGGCACCGGGTCGCCTTCCTGCTGCGGGCCGAGGGGCACCTGTACCGCAGCGTGGGGGGGCGGCGGCTGGACTTCCATTTTCTCGACCTGCTGCGCCCACTGGACGAGTTGGCCGCCGACCTCACCATGTATAGGCCGACGCTTTCGGTCGGGCCGCCCAGCGTCCTTCGCGCGTTGCTGGAGGCGGGAGCGGTGGCACGGCCCGAACGCGTCGTCAGCGTGGCCGAGGTGCTGGAGGACGACGACCGCGAGGCCCTAGCACGGGGCTTTGGGCCGGTCGTGCAGGTATATCAGGCGACTGAGGGTCTGCTGGGGCTGCCCTGCCCGCACGGCGAACTGCACCTGAACGAGGCGCACGTGCATTTCGACCTCGAACCGCTGGGGGACGGCCACCTGCGGCCCGTGGTGACCGACCTGCGCCGCCGGGCGCAGCCCATCATCCGCCACCGCCTGGACGACCTGCTCGTGCTGGGGGAGGGTTGCGCGTGCGGCCTGGCGTCCCGCCGGGTGGTGCGCGTGGCGGGGAGGCAGGACGACGCCCTCGACCTGCCCGGGGGAACGGGACGGGTGACCGTCTGGCCCGACTTCCTGCGGGGCGCCCTGGTCCGGGTGCCGGGCCTGCGGGAATACCGGGTCGAACAGGTGGGGCCGGGCGAGCTTGACCTGCGGCTGGAGCCGTTGGGCGCGGAGATTCAGGCAGGAGCCGTGCGGGAGGTCCGGCTGGCCCTGGAACGCGGCGGCGTGGACCCGGAGGCCGTGCGGCTGGCCTGCCTCCCCCTGCCGCCCCCCCCGGCGGGGGTCAAACGCAGGCGCGTCACCCGGCTCTGGAAGGGCGCATCATAA
- a CDS encoding 3-oxoacyl-ACP synthase III family protein, translating into MTGPLNIRILATAQALPRRVVSTAEAAAWCGIDPHIAERRTGVRERRWLSEGETALTLGARAAREALQVAGLAPNDVDVLLNASGSQLQPIPDGAALLACELGLRGAATYSLHGTCLSFLLALHHAALLVHTGQARRVLIVSSEAGSVGLNPAQAESALLIGDGAAAVLVGEAERPDQGVEAMRLETYPEGADYTRIRGGGSLLPPGHPDVTPLDFTFDMRGLRVLKLASQVVPGFLERLRPGLSVGLPGIDRVIPHQASQAGLDLMRRYGWPAERVEVTLPTLGNVIAASLPLTLHQAMTEGRARVGETLLLVGTGAGLSVGGLILRL; encoded by the coding sequence ATGACCGGCCCCCTGAACATCCGCATCCTGGCGACCGCCCAGGCCCTTCCCCGGCGCGTGGTGAGTACCGCCGAGGCTGCCGCGTGGTGCGGGATCGACCCCCACATCGCCGAGCGCCGGACGGGCGTGCGGGAACGGCGCTGGCTGTCGGAGGGGGAGACGGCGCTGACGCTGGGGGCACGGGCAGCGAGGGAAGCTCTTCAGGTGGCCGGGCTCGCCCCGAACGATGTGGACGTGCTCCTCAACGCCAGCGGCAGCCAGCTCCAGCCCATCCCGGACGGGGCGGCGCTGCTCGCCTGCGAACTCGGCCTGCGCGGGGCGGCGACCTACAGCCTGCACGGCACCTGCCTGAGTTTCCTGCTCGCCCTGCACCACGCGGCGCTGCTCGTCCACACGGGTCAGGCCCGGCGCGTCCTGATCGTGAGCAGCGAGGCCGGGAGCGTGGGCCTCAACCCGGCCCAGGCGGAAAGCGCCCTGCTGATCGGGGACGGGGCGGCGGCGGTCCTCGTCGGTGAGGCCGAGCGGCCTGACCAGGGCGTGGAGGCCATGCGGCTCGAAACCTATCCCGAGGGGGCGGACTACACCCGGATTCGCGGGGGCGGCAGCCTGCTTCCCCCCGGCCACCCCGACGTGACGCCGCTGGACTTCACCTTCGACATGCGGGGGCTGCGCGTCCTGAAACTCGCCTCGCAGGTCGTGCCGGGCTTTCTGGAACGGCTGCGGCCCGGGCTGAGTGTCGGTCTTCCCGGCATCGACCGCGTCATTCCCCACCAGGCGAGCCAGGCGGGCCTCGACCTGATGCGCCGCTACGGCTGGCCCGCAGAGCGGGTGGAGGTGACCCTCCCCACCCTGGGCAACGTGATCGCCGCCAGCCTGCCGCTGACGCTGCACCAGGCGATGACGGAAGGGCGGGCGCGAGTGGGGGAGACGCTGCTCCTCGTCGGCACGGGGGCGGGGCTGAGTGTCGGCGGGCTGATCCTGAGGTTATGA
- a CDS encoding glycosyltransferase, protein MRNRRGRSSSLADVYLGAALGFLALKGATLLLNAGVFPRLRPQAVPPHSPRVSILIPARDEAHNLPLTLPGVLAQGADEVLVLDDGSCDGTGEVARNLGARVLMGRPLPPGWFGKPWACQQLGEAANGDVLIFTDADVRWYPGALGAVLHELAAREADLLTVLPRPEDLTPGARLLTPLVDAVVLCLLPYPLLQTRWPLATTANGQVMAFRREAYAARGGHACVRAEMLEDTVFARRLKARGGRVTQALGQACVGVRMYGGYRESVAGFGKNAVGVHLNSRALMVTLGLWHGAVYTLPWLIPARSSAWQVLRLAGLLERALVNLVTGRRTPADLAEGLLGPLTPLFALPAYRLALRRRVAWKGREYTQ, encoded by the coding sequence ATGAGGAACAGGCGGGGCCGCAGCTCCTCTCTGGCCGACGTGTACCTCGGCGCCGCCCTGGGCTTCCTGGCCCTCAAGGGCGCCACGCTGCTGCTCAACGCCGGGGTCTTTCCCCGCCTGCGACCCCAAGCCGTCCCCCCGCACTCTCCCCGCGTCTCGATCCTGATTCCCGCCCGCGACGAGGCGCACAACCTCCCCCTCACCCTCCCCGGCGTTCTCGCGCAGGGGGCCGACGAGGTCCTGGTCCTCGACGACGGGAGCTGTGATGGCACGGGGGAAGTTGCGCGGAATCTGGGCGCGCGGGTGCTGATGGGGCGGCCCCTCCCCCCCGGCTGGTTCGGCAAACCCTGGGCCTGCCAGCAACTCGGCGAGGCGGCGAACGGTGACGTGCTGATCTTTACCGACGCGGATGTGCGCTGGTACCCGGGTGCGCTTGGGGCCGTCCTTCACGAGTTGGCTGCAAGAGAGGCCGACCTGCTCACCGTCCTTCCCCGGCCTGAAGACCTCACGCCTGGCGCCCGCCTCCTCACCCCGCTGGTGGACGCCGTGGTGCTGTGCCTCCTGCCCTACCCGCTCCTCCAGACCCGGTGGCCCCTCGCCACGACGGCGAACGGGCAAGTGATGGCGTTCAGAAGGGAGGCTTACGCGGCGCGGGGCGGCCATGCCTGTGTCCGCGCCGAGATGCTGGAGGACACCGTATTCGCCCGTCGGCTGAAGGCCCGGGGAGGCCGGGTGACGCAGGCGCTGGGGCAGGCGTGCGTCGGGGTCCGCATGTACGGCGGCTACCGCGAGTCGGTGGCGGGTTTCGGCAAGAATGCAGTCGGAGTCCACCTGAATTCGCGCGCCCTGATGGTCACCCTGGGTCTGTGGCACGGGGCGGTGTACACCCTGCCGTGGCTGATTCCGGCCCGCTCGTCCGCCTGGCAGGTTCTCCGGCTCGCCGGGCTCCTCGAACGTGCCCTCGTCAACCTGGTAACGGGGCGCCGCACGCCCGCCGACCTCGCCGAGGGGCTGCTGGGACCGCTGACCCCCCTGTTCGCCCTGCCCGCCTACCGGCTCGCCCTGCGCCGCCGGGTGGCCTGGAAGGGCCGGGAGTACACGCAGTGA
- a CDS encoding ABC transporter substrate-binding protein — protein sequence MKRPARLLLTAVLASSSLALADVRVGVVVSSTGPAASLGIPEKNTVALLPQTLGGQKVVYMILDDASDTTAAVTAARKLIQDNKVDLIIGTTTTPASLAMIDVVSEAKVPMISLAASEAIIKPVDTRRAWVFKTPQTDAIMAAAIAQNMQQNKIKTVGYIGFNDAYGEGWLNELQKNAAARGIKVVATERYGRSDTSVTGQILKILAARPDAVLIGASGVPAVLPQKTLKDRGYTGKIYQTHGVANADFLRVGGKDVEGAILPAGPVLVADQLPTTNPMRAMGLRYTQAYESKYGQNSVSTFGAHMWDAGLLMQKAIPVALKRAKPGTPEFRSALRDALEGTKNVIGAHGIFNLSAQDHLGLDARSRVMVQVVNGTWQLLK from the coding sequence ATGAAGCGACCCGCCCGACTGCTCCTGACCGCCGTGCTCGCCTCCTCCTCGCTCGCCCTGGCCGACGTGCGGGTGGGCGTGGTCGTCTCCTCGACCGGCCCGGCGGCCAGCCTGGGCATTCCTGAGAAGAACACCGTGGCGCTGCTGCCCCAGACCCTCGGCGGGCAGAAGGTCGTGTACATGATCCTCGACGACGCCTCGGACACGACCGCCGCCGTCACCGCCGCGCGCAAGCTCATTCAGGACAACAAAGTGGACCTGATCATCGGGACGACGACCACGCCCGCCTCGCTGGCGATGATCGACGTGGTGTCGGAGGCGAAGGTCCCCATGATCAGCCTCGCCGCGTCCGAGGCGATCATCAAGCCGGTGGACACCCGCCGCGCCTGGGTCTTCAAGACGCCGCAGACGGACGCGATCATGGCCGCCGCCATCGCGCAGAACATGCAGCAGAACAAGATCAAGACGGTGGGCTACATCGGCTTCAACGACGCCTACGGCGAGGGCTGGCTGAACGAACTCCAGAAGAACGCGGCGGCACGCGGGATCAAGGTCGTCGCCACCGAGCGCTACGGGCGCAGCGACACGAGCGTGACCGGCCAGATTCTGAAGATCCTGGCCGCCCGGCCCGACGCCGTGCTCATCGGCGCGTCGGGGGTGCCCGCCGTGCTGCCGCAGAAGACGCTGAAGGACCGGGGCTATACCGGCAAGATTTACCAGACGCACGGGGTCGCCAACGCCGACTTCCTGCGGGTGGGCGGCAAGGACGTGGAGGGCGCCATCCTGCCCGCCGGGCCGGTGCTCGTGGCCGATCAGCTCCCCACTACCAACCCCATGCGCGCGATGGGGCTGAGGTACACCCAGGCGTACGAGAGCAAGTACGGCCAGAACTCGGTCTCCACCTTCGGCGCGCACATGTGGGACGCGGGCCTGCTGATGCAGAAGGCGATTCCGGTCGCCCTGAAAAGGGCCAAGCCCGGCACCCCCGAGTTCCGCTCCGCGCTGCGCGACGCCCTGGAAGGCACCAAGAACGTCATCGGCGCCCACGGCATCTTCAACCTGAGCGCGCAGGA